TGGAACACATTATCAGTGTAAATGTACCCGCCTGCCGACGCGAGTTTTAGGTTTGTTGTGCCGCCAGCCGCAGTAATGTATGTGTAATCACTTGCAGGGTCATAGGCAAATGCTCCCTTAGTGTTGCCGCCATATGCAACATTGATTGCCGCACTGTTATTTGTGCTGTTGAGGTTAAGGTACGCTGCTCCAGAATGCGAAATATTGGTGTCAGAGGATACGTTTAATGTTCCGCTCGAACCAGAAAGGCTACCGCCAGTTTTTAAATTGCCATCAATTGTTACAGCGTCGGGTGTACGCCATTCGTTTGCCGCGTTTCTGTACCATTGTACATCGGTACCTGCAAGTATTCCAGCATCTGAGCCAGTTTTAGGAAGCTGGAGTTGCCCAGTAGTTGTTATAACCATCCATGTCGATGTGGCGTCTATGTTTGTGAATTTAATTGGAGCCGCGGAACCAGTTGTACTTTCAAGTCCACTCTCTATGTAGTTAGTACCGTCTGGAAAGGGGATAAACCGCAGTTGTGAAGTAGTAGCTGTAGTATTCATCAAAAGTAGCATAGGACTATATTTGCTCATGGTTATGTTGTTGGTTACTGTGCCGCCGTTCCATGTAGGTACTGACCATGTTCCGTCTCCCCGGAGGAAAGTGCTTGAAGATGGCGTGCCACTACCAAGGCTGGATAGGTAGTTAGTGAATGGTGTGTTGTTGAAATCGATGTGATATCCAGCTGCAACAGCAATTTTAAGGTTAACATTAGAAGTTAGGTAAGTGAGGCTGTTTGTGTGGTCATAACCGAATGTGCCCCGAGTCGATGGTGTGGGATCACCGTAAGCCAAGTTAATAACGGGACTACCGGTAGTGCTTTTCACGTTAAAAAACACATTATTAGCATGCACAACATTTGTGTCAGTCGCTATGTTTAGAGCGCCGCCATAACCGTAAAGTCCACCACCAAGGGTTAAATCACTATCAATCGTTACAGAGTCGGGTGTGCGCCAAACATTTGCGGCATTTCTGTACCATTGGCAGTCGGTTCCAACTAACAAACCTGCATTGGAACCCAACGTTGGTATCTGCACTTGACCTGCCGTTGTTATGACCATCCACGTTTGTTGTGCATACATATTTGTGAAGAGTAGAGGAGCCGAAGAACCAGTTGAACCATTGATAGCGCTTTCAATATAATTGGTGCCCTCTGGATGAGCCACAAACCGTAGACGCGCCAGAGAAGGGCTGTCCAAATTAAGAGCAGCACCACTTTTGCTTACAGTAATATCACCCGTTACTGTACCGCCATTCCATGCGGGTGCTTTCCATTGTGGTAGAAGCGTAGAGGAATCTATAGTTAAAACCTCTCCAGCAGAACCACTATCATTTGTTGAGTCGTAGAGTTTTTGTCCTACTGCCTGAGGGGCTCCGCCGTAGAGCCGTAGGGAATCAAACAGGTAAATTCCCTCACCTTGAGAGGATATCAGATGATCTGTGTGGAGCTGACTGGTGTATAGGTCACCAAGAACCCAGTGTTCAGTCGCTTCATTGTAGTACTGCGAGGCTAACGCTGGAAGATATTCGCCAACACTATTCTGAGCCTGAGCCAACCGTAATGCTACCTCGGAGGTGTTTCCCCATTGGATGACTGGGTGGTTTTCGTTTATGTCAAGAAATATGCCCGAGTACCCGGAGGCTCCATGAACATTCAAGTTACCTAAATCCAAATGAGCAGGTGATGCACTACCCCAAATAGACTGCTGCAAGTAAAGCGTACTATGTGGATTATTGGTTATCGTCACAACATCTGAAGGTGTATAACCTTTCCCGCCAAAACCTTCAACAACATGAATTTCTCTTATTTTGCCGTTAACGACAACTTGAAATTGTGCTCCGCGACCACTCGAATCTTCGATTCTAATCTCAGCGCCCGTAAATATTGAGTCGTAATAGTCTCCTTGCTGCGTAATGCTAATCCCCGTTATTTTTCCATAGTTATCTACGGAACTTACCTCTGCAGATGCTAAATTAGTTCCTTGAGTAGGAGCGCTAATTGTTATGGGATCTCCTTGCGAATAACCACTGCCTGGATCGAGTATCAGTATATTCGTGATTGGTCCATTTATAACGGGATAAAGCCGTGCTCCAGCGCCATTGGTCGGTTTTTGTATATCCACATCAGCGAAATGATAACCGCTTCCCTGATTATCGACCGGTACCGGATCTTGTATCACTCCATCAACCACGTTTATATATGCGTGCGCTCCTGATCCGCCACTAATCGTATCAGTCAAATTTAACTGCGGATGATCCGACGGACTGGTGAAACCATGGCCAATCTGTACTGCTCCACCGCCAGTACCCTTCGCGGGATCAGTCATTGAACCGAAAAACCCAAAGCAGCCAACGTCATATCTGAACAAAGACCTTCGGCTTATATCCAGCATGCCTTTGCCAGTTATATTGCCATTAACTGTCATGTTTCCTTCAACGACTTGGTCACCTCCAATAACTTGGGTTCCTTCAACATCTTGTTGTCGGTCGCTTGAAACCACCAACGAATCAATACAAATAGGGTTGTTTTCTCCATTAATAATACCGACATCAATTATATCGGTGGCAGAAGTCATTGTTTCAGTGGTTGATGAATAAATTAAAGTGCCATCCACCCACAAACTAGCCACTCCGTCATTGCCGCTGCCCACTTGTCTTTGAATTTCCACGCGATACCACGTTTCGGCTGAAAGGGAGACTGGATCGGATACCTGATTTCCACTAGGCGTACATAACACCCAGCGGTAATTTGACCCATCGTTATATATTCTTGCGGCTACACCGTCATTGAAACCTGAAGCAGACAATCTAAGAAAAGTAATGTAATTCCCTGATGTCGGTAAATTTTCCATGTAAAGGTAGCAAAGTGCAAAAGTGTTACCTAATCTGTTCAGCCCAGTTTTCAAAGTGGAGCCATAAGCATTTGAATTTGCTCTCATGCCGTAAGCGCCTTGTTTTACTGGCGAAGAAACAGTGGAGACGTTGGCGCCATGACCCGACCAAGCACCGAAATCATTGCTTTCGAAGTCATCACTAAAAAGCACTGTCATCTATACCTGCCCTCCAAAATGGCTGGTTTTTGGTTTTCAACCTTTAAGAAATTTATAATTTTGAGGTTCACAATCATAGTTTTTCACTGATTACATCAAGGTTGCTTTGTTGATAGGTTGTTTTGTGCTGTGTGTGGTTCCTTGGGTGGGCTATCCTGAGTCCATCCTGTGGGGTGAAGGGGAAAATTGCTGGTCGGTTGCTTATTTTGGGTTATAATAGTTTATCAGTGAATCAAAATTTTTGTTTGTCCTCTGATTGTGGTGTTGGTCTTGTGGAGAAAAAACCAGTCTATACATACGCCCACACTCACACCGCGACGGCTTCAACATATCCCCATGTTAGGCGTGTGGTAAAATTCGATTATGCCACACCCAAACAGACCCCAAAACACAAAGCAAACCCAAAAAACAACCCAAACCAACAACCACCATGTGGCAACCATAAAACCGCCACACCCACACAAAGAGACAAAAAATTGGTTTTGACAAGGAGGGTGTAAACAATTTTTAGAGAATCGCAGAAAAAACCTGTGCCTTCGACGGGTTATGGTTTTTCCCATGCTTCAATCAGTTCAGCAATCGCCTTTGCTTTTGGTGAGTCCTGATTTAGCCGATAGAGCCGTACGCGTCCGTAGGTGCGTTCTTGGAGGAGTCCTTCGGTTTGGAGGAGTTTTAGGTGGTTGGCGGTTGCGGTGTAGTTCATGTTTATACGCCGCGCAATGTCAGACACGTTTAGTTGGCCGAGTTGGTTGATGAGTTTGAGGATTTTTAGCCGCGGCTTCGACGCCAAAACATCTTCAAGCTCCATATTTATCGCTCCGCTTGGAGGCTTGCAGCCATCTCCTTCTCCAGTTCGCCTGCGGGAACTGTGGGCAACGACACCCGCGTGGATCTACCCCGCGTTTCAAGCGTCGCCACCTCCGTCTTGAGAACCCCCAAAGACGCAAGGTACTGGATATATTTCCAGAGTTGGGTGTGGCTATTGGGTTCCACTTCGTATTCTTCGCAGACTACCCCATATGCCTGTTCAGCTTCCGCGAGTGAGACGTAGGCGGAGTCGTTTTCTTTAAAGTACCGTGCAATAGCCAACAGGAGCAGCTTCTCATGGAAGCCCAGTGAAGCCAGTTCGCTGCGGCGCATGCTGGGGATGATGTTGGAGACTGCCATGCGGACGCATTCAGCCGCCACATAGGAGGCATCTTGGGCATCGGCGTATTTTCCTGCGCGCCACAACAACTCAATCCCAAACCGAGCGTTGCCCGTCTCTGAATACGCTAGTTCCGCCACTAAATCCACCACATCCTCAGGCACTGCGCCCCGCTCAAACGCTAAGCCCACACGCTTCGTGAGGATGTCGATGAGTTCGGGTTTGCCGTAGCGTTCCAGTTGGATGATGCTGCGTTGCAGGGTGCTGCGCGCGCTTTCATCGAGTGGCGCGATTGCTTTTAGGTCGCGCATTATGAATATGAAGGAGAGGCGTTGGGGGCTGCCTTGGCGCATCTCATGGATACGGGTCAATTTGTAGACGGCATCAGAGCCTTCCTTTTCTATGAGGCTGTCAAACTCGTCAAGGGACAGGATTAGGTGGGTTTCTTCCTCGTCTAATACCTGCATTAGCGTGGCGAGGATTTCTTCTGCGCCGTAGCCTCGGGCGGGAAAGTTGGGACGAAACGCCAAGACCGCGCGGTGCAGGATGGGTTGGAGGCTGCCTCGGAATTCGCGGCAGTTGACATGGACGTAGCGGAATTTGATGCCGCGTTTGTTCGCTTCAGAGGTCAGGTGGGCGCCGAAGTGCTGGGATAGCGCGGTTTTGCCAGTGCCGACGTCGCCGGTTATGATGACGCGTTGGGCCATGCGGTCGGCGCAGCGTAGGATGAAGCTAAAGAATTCAAAGAGGAGCCGTTGTTGGGTTTCACGGTGCGGCAGCTGCGGGGGGATGTAGTTTATGTCTAGTTTGGATTCGTCTTTGAATACGCTGTTTGCCGACACTTTTGACGCCTAGGTAGCTATTGTTTTTTGGATAATTTATGTTTTCCAAACAGAAGTTGGAATCTATAAAGCTTTATAACTAGTTCGGCTGATTGAAGGCTAAGCTTCATGAATTGCAAGACTTGAGTCGTGAGAATAGTGGTATATTCAGAGTGGGTAAAACGCAAACAAACCGAAGTCCTAAGCTGGCAAATAAACAAACCCAACGACGATGACGACGGCGGATTCCAAGCAGAAAAACCCAACGACATCGGCGGAGTCTGGACCACCGCAGAAGTCCTCTTCACAATACTCAAATACAAAACACTACCCCCCTCAGACAGCCGAATCCAACGCGCCAAAAACTGGCTAATCCGCCACCGAAACCTCGGCGGCGACTACGGCGACGGCTGGCCCCTCATCAACCGCGGCAACAGCTTCGTAGACACCACTTCCCGCGCAATCCTTGCCCTCTCATTCTTCCCCGACGACCCCGAAGCCGTAGATGCCATAAAAAAAGCCAAAGACTGGCTAATAGAGAACCAAAATGAAGACGGCGGCTGGAGCATATGGAAATACGAAGACAGCCTCGTCTCCGCCACCAGTTGGGCGCTTCTTGCGCTTCGCCAAATTGTAGATTTGTTCCCCGAGGACGAAAACGCAAAGTGCGCTACTCTAAAAGGAGCCACTTGGCTAAAGCTTGCCCAAGCCAAAAATGGCCTATGGGGTTTCACGCCTAATGGGCATTTGCCAGTTGCGCAAACCAACAACGCCACCACCCGCATGGCTGTTTACACCCTCTTCAGTTTAGGCGAGGATTTAGAGGAGTATCTGCCTGCTCTGAAGTCGTTTTTGGCGGAATTTGAGGCTGAAGGCAGATGGCGCACCATAAACGAAACGTATACGCTCAAATACTTTGGCGAAGGGCTGGATCAGCGGCTGTCATGGTTTAATGCGCCGTTTATGGTTATGATGCTTGTCACGTATGCGCGGTGCGTGCCCGGCTGCATTGAGATAAAGCCAATAATTGATGGGGTTGAGTCTCTCAAAAAATTTGACGCCGCCTATGAGGGCAAAGATGTTACGGACATATCTATAGGCGGCAACTTAGACATTCGTCCTTGGGCGTCTGTGCAGTACCTGCGTGGACTGCTCGAAGCGGAGTCTTACCTACAGGAACACCTCGACGAGTACGTCGCAGTGATGGGCAAAAAAGTTGAGGTTATCGAGAAAGCAGGCATGCTAAAATCAATGCCTATCCTTATGCCGCTTAGGCGTACAAGTAGCGTGTATGCGAGCGGTAGGTTTCTTATGATGATGATACCCGCGTTAGGTCTGGGCTTAATCGGTACCGCCTATTTTGCTGAGTTGTTTGGTTTTGAGGAGGCAGTGATTGTTAGCCTTTTTGCGGTGTATATGGTTACGTTTGGGGCGCTGGTTATTGGTTACCATCAGAAGGTTGTGTCAAAATCTAAATTCTGCTTTATGTATTTCCCGATTTGGGCGCTTGCTGTAACGGGCACCGTGCTGTTCATCATAGGCGAAGAGATTGAAGCGCTTGTGGTGTTGTTACTTATAGGGTTCCCAGAGTTACTTTCGCTGGTTATGAATAAAATTGGCAAAGAAGAACACAAATAACCAGCCAACTTGCCTTTTTTCCATGATTTTTCGATGCGTCGATTCTCATTGGATTCAGCACGCCAAATTTGCTTTCTAAACACAAGACTAATTAAGTAATAGTGCAATCCATATTTTCCGACACTCCATGATACCAAAATATTTCTTTTTCACGAAGGGAGTTGGCAAACATAAAGAGCAACTCCAATCATTTGAGTTAGCCCTCCGTGATGCAGGAATCCAAATGTGCAACCTCGTCAGCGTATCTAGCATCGTGCCACCCGGATGTGAACTAGTAACCCGGGAAAAAGGTCTCAAAATGATACACCCTGGCGAAATCACCTTTGTCGTCATCGCCCGCAACGCAACCAACGAACCTCATCGCCTCGTCGCATCCAGCATCGGCGTCGCTATACCCAGTGAGAAAAACCAATACGGCTACCTCTCTGAGCATCACAGCTTTGGACAAACTGACGAAGCCGCAGGCGACTACGCCGAAGACCTTGCAGCCACCATGCTTGCCACCACCATGGGCATACAATTTGACCCCGAAACTGCCTGGGATGAACGCAAAAAAATCTTCAAAACCACAGGGCTCATCATAAAAACCGCCAACACTACCCAATCTGCTGCAGGCGACAAAAACGGTCTCTGGACCACAACCATCTCAGCCGCAGTACTAGTACCTCCTGAGAACGGCAACGGCAAAGAATAAAAAAGAAACAAGCAAGTTTCTTTCGCACTTGCCCGCTTTTTATTGTTTAGATTTTAGCTCTGCATTAACGCCGCATCCGTCTCCAGAATGGCATTTTGCCTTGTAAAAAGCTCATCGTAACCTAATACTAAGCGATTTTTTGATAACAAATAGGCATTCTTGTTTTGCTGGGTGTTATTGCTGTTCTGCTGGTTAGGGTAGTCTTCTATCTGCGAAAAAGAAGCATAAAATAGCCACTCTATTGTTGTCCAAAGTTAATGCTTCAGGAATCGCGTTCAATGAATCTGTTTGGCGTCTATTTGGATGCTAATATTCAATCAATGCTGAAACGATAGAGGGGGAGGGGCTAAGCGGGCATATTTGGTGCCTATTAGAGGTTCTATGCAGAAACCTAAGAGGGGTAGGTCCTATTGGCAGAAAACAAGCCCAAAAGCATGTTGAAAACCAGTAGAAAGCCCCGCCAAAAAAGGGAGGGGTACCATCTGAGATATCTGGTCACTGTCGTTATGCATCAAAGAAGTGTTCCAGCTTGGAGTTTCCTGCTTTCTTGAGCACCTGCGCACAGTCTTTGGGGTCTAGCGCCTTAAACTCAAGCCCCATAGTCGCCAGTAGCACTTGCACGTCTTTACCTAAACTCGGCGCGACCAGTACAGCTCGGACTTCGCGGTTAATTTTGGCTTTGATGGGTTCGATGTATTTGGCGAGTTGCAGGACGGCTTCTTTGCTGGCGGTTCGGCGTTTGACTTCGATTATGACGAGGCGACCGTTTTTGTCTTCGCCATAGATGTCTACAAAGCCAGGTTCGACATGTTTTTCCCAGCTAATGGGTTTGAAGCCTTCTTCAAAGAGTTCAGGTTTTAGGAGAATTGCGCGGTGCATGTCATCTTCTGTTGCGTGCAAGAGGAATTCTCCTGCGTCATTGAGAGCCATCGCGGAGACCAAGAAAATCTCGGAGAAGGTTACGCGTACGGTTTCGCGGGGTTTTTGGCGTACGCCATGGATTTCTAAGCCTTCCTCTTTAATTTGAACATGAAAAGCGCCCCCCGCAGGTTGCCAGTTAACAGGCTCATAACCCACAGGACGATGCACAAGCAGTGAACCGTCGGATTTGATGATGAGGAGACGTTCGCCGGGTTGTAGGGTGGAGCTTGCTCTGCCCGAATAGTGCACATGACAGTCGCCTGCTATTACAAGGGTTCTTCTTTGTGCGAAGGCTTTCTCGATAAGAACTGCGGCTTCCGCTAGGTTGGGGTGGGTTAAGACTGCGAGTTTGTTGGGTTGCGCCATTAAATGTTCAGCCAACCTATTTAGGTAAGGCAAAGGTACATAAGAATTCTTGAAGGAACCGCCGCTATGGATTGGAAAAGCAAACGCTCAATCATGCACCGCTATGACGTAACCGCAGACATGTATGATGAACGCTACAGTGAAGAACAAAACCGAAAATACAAAAAAGCCCTCGAAACCGTCACGGTCGCTGACAAGGCGGTTTTGGATGTGGGTTGCGGTTCAGGCATGTTTTTTGACCAAATTGCCTCAGAAGCCAGACTCGTGGTGGGGGTAGATGTCTCTCACGGACTACTTCTGAAAGCAAAACAACAAGCGGCAAAGTATGAAAACGTGGCTTTATTGCAGGCTGACGCAGACCACTTGCCATTTCGAGACGGCGTATTTGGGGCGGCGTTTGCGTTTACCGTGCTGCAGAATATGCCTAAACCCCAAGAGACCCTCAAAGAGTTGAAGCGAGTGGTTGGATGCGGCGGTCAAGTGGTGGCGACGGGGCTTAAGAAGGCGCTACCGCTCGAGCGATTTATGGATATTTTAGAGGACAGCGGATTGGAATGGGCAAGTTTCGTGGATGAAGATTCCATTAACTGTTATGTTGCCACTTCGGCTCCGCTTAACATTTGAACATCCACCACGTCACCAGTATCAGCGAAGAGTCCGATTGTGACTTCGTTTATGCCGCCAGCGTATACTTTGTCGAGGCGAAGGATAATGTACCAGTAGGGAACCAACGCGACGCTGTTACTGCCCCGAGGATGAGGCACAAACTGAACCGAAACAGGTTGGTCTTGAATGCCAAAACCTGTGACTTTTTCGCCGTTAAAGTCCCAGCTAAGGGTTTTTGCATAGGTTTTTGCGATGGTTACAGCTTCTTCTTGGTTGATGTTGACGTTGGTGTTGGCTACCGTGAAGAGGAAGTAGCCGTCGGTTAATTCGGTTAAGATGTTGTTCTGGAAGGTCATGCGGAGGCTTTTTGCGTTGAAGTCCACTCCATTCTCGGTGTAGAGCCAGAGGAACTCGACGGATGGTCCAGTTACGGTGATTTGAAGTTTTATGTTTCCCGTAGTGACTTCTAGATTTTGGGTTCGGTTAACGGTAGCTAGTAGGTCACTCATTTCTTGCAGATAGGTGTCTCCGGAGATGGTTTTGTAGCGGTTAAGGATGTATTTTGCGTTTTGCAAGACATCGTTGGGTTGGGGATTAGAGAATATGGGTGAGCTTTCAATCATGGTTAATTCGTAGCGTGAAAGATGGTTAGCTCGGAAACGCAGATCCACGTCAAGGTTGCTGAAGTCGTTTGAGAGTGCATACTTGAGATTTTCTTCTGTAGCTCTAAAGTCATTACGGTACTCTAAATTGTTGCTAAGCATAGTGATTTCGTATTTGTTGGTGTCGATTTGGGTTATGTCACGGATGACTTCGGCAGCGCGGTTTGTATCCATGCCCCACGAGAGCAGTTGCTCATTTTCGGCTGCTATCGTTGAATATTTTGCTGAGAGGTCATTTATTGAGTAAAATAGCACTCCAGAAACTGAGGCTAAAAGGATAACTGCGATGGCTAAACCAGTGAAGAGAGTTTTCCATTTAAACGGCAACTTTAACGCATTGGCCGGTTCGGCTTTGGGGGCTTCCTCAACACCCTTCATGGCGCTCACAGTTGCTAACCCGAAGGTGGAGAGTTTGTATTTGCCGTTTTCCATTTTAAAAATAAGTTCGCCTAAGCTTTCAAGGTGATAAGTCAAATGAGAACTTGAAACTTCAAGTTGCTCCACCATCTCCATAAAAGTCATGGGTTTGTCGGCGAGCATACGGAGAATTTTGCGGCGAACAGGATGCTTAAGGGACGTAAACATTATTGAGTAGATTTCTTCTTCAGTGCTGGCCATGCGAATGAACCTAAGAGGTATTGTTTAAGACAGTGTATAAAACTTACCAAATATCCGTTCTTCAGACGCGTTTTGGCGTATTATTCAAAGTTTCAGAGCGTTAAAATTTGGTTTTAGTATATAAATGGGGTTTCTTGGTGGTTAGTCAAGAAAGTTTGACTAAACATGAACGTCGCTTAGTCAAGGATTATTGACGAAAAAGCTTTTAGCATTTTTAGAAGGTAGGAGACTTGAC
The DNA window shown above is from Candidatus Bathyarchaeota archaeon and carries:
- a CDS encoding tail fiber domain-containing protein, which produces MTVLFSDDFESNDFGAWSGHGANVSTVSSPVKQGAYGMRANSNAYGSTLKTGLNRLGNTFALCYLYMENLPTSGNYITFLRLSASGFNDGVAARIYNDGSNYRWVLCTPSGNQVSDPVSLSAETWYRVEIQRQVGSGNDGVASLWVDGTLIYSSTTETMTSATDIIDVGIINGENNPICIDSLVVSSDRQQDVEGTQVIGGDQVVEGNMTVNGNITGKGMLDISRRSLFRYDVGCFGFFGSMTDPAKGTGGGAVQIGHGFTSPSDHPQLNLTDTISGGSGAHAYINVVDGVIQDPVPVDNQGSGYHFADVDIQKPTNGAGARLYPVINGPITNILILDPGSGYSQGDPITISAPTQGTNLASAEVSSVDNYGKITGISITQQGDYYDSIFTGAEIRIEDSSGRGAQFQVVVNGKIREIHVVEGFGGKGYTPSDVVTITNNPHSTLYLQQSIWGSASPAHLDLGNLNVHGASGYSGIFLDINENHPVIQWGNTSEVALRLAQAQNSVGEYLPALASQYYNEATEHWVLGDLYTSQLHTDHLISSQGEGIYLFDSLRLYGGAPQAVGQKLYDSTNDSGSAGEVLTIDSSTLLPQWKAPAWNGGTVTGDITVSKSGAALNLDSPSLARLRFVAHPEGTNYIESAINGSTGSSAPLLFTNMYAQQTWMVITTAGQVQIPTLGSNAGLLVGTDCQWYRNAANVWRTPDSVTIDSDLTLGGGLYGYGGALNIATDTNVVHANNVFFNVKSTTGSPVINLAYGDPTPSTRGTFGYDHTNSLTYLTSNVNLKIAVAAGYHIDFNNTPFTNYLSSLGSGTPSSSTFLRGDGTWSVPTWNGGTVTNNITMSKYSPMLLLMNTTATTSQLRFIPFPDGTNYIESGLESTTGSAAPIKFTNIDATSTWMVITTTGQLQLPKTGSDAGILAGTDVQWYRNAANEWRTPDAVTIDGNLKTGGSLSGSSGTLNVSSDTNISHSGAAYLNLNSTNNSAAINVAYGGNTKGAFAYDPASDYTYITAAGGTTNLKLASAGGYIYTDNVFHVKGSGQDFAKWIELDSPTSLTSPPGGWTAGSVRVVCSAAGVLQVQNSAGGLATLDASTVFTDHLNSASGDGIYIIDTLKPYGSSINISGRVDSDSVIHGGGSNGDAFQVGDDIYIVDINNANRLSLQGAGDRSQAGIQFGSGGPYIYKDGSYMRVGSNWVVDGLIVASSWANTTQYGPLYRNSNGQIGYNTSSIRFKDNICNVTDCSWVYNLRPVSFDWKDQERAKTEGTQLGLIAEEVNQQCPQLVFKDKEGTPEGVHYEWLGVPLLVEIKKLRSRVEALENQLKLTQTAA
- a CDS encoding metalloregulator ArsR/SmtB family transcription factor; translation: MELEDVLASKPRLKILKLINQLGQLNVSDIARRINMNYTATANHLKLLQTEGLLQERTYGRVRLYRLNQDSPKAKAIAELIEAWEKP
- a CDS encoding ORC1-type DNA replication protein; this encodes MSANSVFKDESKLDINYIPPQLPHRETQQRLLFEFFSFILRCADRMAQRVIITGDVGTGKTALSQHFGAHLTSEANKRGIKFRYVHVNCREFRGSLQPILHRAVLAFRPNFPARGYGAEEILATLMQVLDEEETHLILSLDEFDSLIEKEGSDAVYKLTRIHEMRQGSPQRLSFIFIMRDLKAIAPLDESARSTLQRSIIQLERYGKPELIDILTKRVGLAFERGAVPEDVVDLVAELAYSETGNARFGIELLWRAGKYADAQDASYVAAECVRMAVSNIIPSMRRSELASLGFHEKLLLLAIARYFKENDSAYVSLAEAEQAYGVVCEEYEVEPNSHTQLWKYIQYLASLGVLKTEVATLETRGRSTRVSLPTVPAGELEKEMAASLQAER
- a CDS encoding terpene cyclase/mutase family protein is translated as MVYSEWVKRKQTEVLSWQINKPNDDDDGGFQAEKPNDIGGVWTTAEVLFTILKYKTLPPSDSRIQRAKNWLIRHRNLGGDYGDGWPLINRGNSFVDTTSRAILALSFFPDDPEAVDAIKKAKDWLIENQNEDGGWSIWKYEDSLVSATSWALLALRQIVDLFPEDENAKCATLKGATWLKLAQAKNGLWGFTPNGHLPVAQTNNATTRMAVYTLFSLGEDLEEYLPALKSFLAEFEAEGRWRTINETYTLKYFGEGLDQRLSWFNAPFMVMMLVTYARCVPGCIEIKPIIDGVESLKKFDAAYEGKDVTDISIGGNLDIRPWASVQYLRGLLEAESYLQEHLDEYVAVMGKKVEVIEKAGMLKSMPILMPLRRTSSVYASGRFLMMMIPALGLGLIGTAYFAELFGFEEAVIVSLFAVYMVTFGALVIGYHQKVVSKSKFCFMYFPIWALAVTGTVLFIIGEEIEALVVLLLIGFPELLSLVMNKIGKEEHK
- a CDS encoding arginine decarboxylase, pyruvoyl-dependent; protein product: MIPKYFFFTKGVGKHKEQLQSFELALRDAGIQMCNLVSVSSIVPPGCELVTREKGLKMIHPGEITFVVIARNATNEPHRLVASSIGVAIPSEKNQYGYLSEHHSFGQTDEAAGDYAEDLAATMLATTMGIQFDPETAWDERKKIFKTTGLIIKTANTTQSAAGDKNGLWTTTISAAVLVPPENGNGKE
- the nucS gene encoding endonuclease NucS, which produces MAEHLMAQPNKLAVLTHPNLAEAAVLIEKAFAQRRTLVIAGDCHVHYSGRASSTLQPGERLLIIKSDGSLLVHRPVGYEPVNWQPAGGAFHVQIKEEGLEIHGVRQKPRETVRVTFSEIFLVSAMALNDAGEFLLHATEDDMHRAILLKPELFEEGFKPISWEKHVEPGFVDIYGEDKNGRLVIIEVKRRTASKEAVLQLAKYIEPIKAKINREVRAVLVAPSLGKDVQVLLATMGLEFKALDPKDCAQVLKKAGNSKLEHFFDA
- a CDS encoding methyltransferase domain-containing protein, whose protein sequence is MDWKSKRSIMHRYDVTADMYDERYSEEQNRKYKKALETVTVADKAVLDVGCGSGMFFDQIASEARLVVGVDVSHGLLLKAKQQAAKYENVALLQADADHLPFRDGVFGAAFAFTVLQNMPKPQETLKELKRVVGCGGQVVATGLKKALPLERFMDILEDSGLEWASFVDEDSINCYVATSAPLNI
- a CDS encoding winged helix-turn-helix domain-containing protein, whose product is MASTEEEIYSIMFTSLKHPVRRKILRMLADKPMTFMEMVEQLEVSSSHLTYHLESLGELIFKMENGKYKLSTFGLATVSAMKGVEEAPKAEPANALKLPFKWKTLFTGLAIAVILLASVSGVLFYSINDLSAKYSTIAAENEQLLSWGMDTNRAAEVIRDITQIDTNKYEITMLSNNLEYRNDFRATEENLKYALSNDFSNLDVDLRFRANHLSRYELTMIESSPIFSNPQPNDVLQNAKYILNRYKTISGDTYLQEMSDLLATVNRTQNLEVTTGNIKLQITVTGPSVEFLWLYTENGVDFNAKSLRMTFQNNILTELTDGYFLFTVANTNVNINQEEAVTIAKTYAKTLSWDFNGEKVTGFGIQDQPVSVQFVPHPRGSNSVALVPYWYIILRLDKVYAGGINEVTIGLFADTGDVVDVQMLSGAEVAT